The sequence CATGGATTGAACAAATCGTGGTTGCCCGGTATAACGTAAACGGATGTGCCTTGTTCCTCGATTCGCGCCAATTTTCTTGCGAGCGATTTATGGCTTGCGCGTTCCCCATTATTAGTTAAGTCACCGCTTAAAATAATGAAATCCGGTTTCTTAATTCCCGCTTCATATACAAAAGCATCCAGAATTTCATCTATATAGGGAAGCTGTTTACCGTCGCCCGAAGATACGAACGATTGAAAAGCAGTTCCGTCGTCATGAAGGCTTTTATCATGATAATGCAGATCCGTGGCCTCCCAGAACTGAACGGGGCTCAGAGGTCCGTCGGCAGGAATAGCCGCATGGTTCTTCATGGTTCCGCCTTCGCAGCCATTCAATGACACGGAGAGCAGAAGAATGGGAAAGCAGAGGCAGTACAGCCGCCAATTTCTTTTATGCCGAACAGGGATTGAAGAATAGAACATGTGGTAACCTCCAATAATGTAACGTAGTTGTATTGTATCCGAATTTCCTATTTCAAAAAATAAACGGAAGCATTGCATTGCCGGAAGAAATGTATTAAGATATAGAAAAGTAAGCAACTAAAAAAATGGAGGAAATAATCTTATGTCTAATAATTACTTTGATGCTGTGAAAAAAAGACGCTCCGTATACGCAATCAGCAAGGAACTGCCGGTATCCGCGGAAAAAGTACAAGAAATCGTAGAGCAGGCGGTTCTGCACAGCCCGTCCTCCTTTAACTCCCAAAGTGCCAGAGCCGTTGTCCTGTTCGGCGAGCAGCACGACAAGCTGTGGGACATCACTTCCAATACGCTGCGCCAAATCGTGCCTACCGAGCAATTTGAAGGTACTGCCCAGAAAATGGCTGCATTCAAAGCCGGAGCAGGTACGGTTCTCTTTTTTGAAGATCAGGCCGTCGTTGAGCAGCTGCAAACAAACTTTGCTGCCTATGCCGATAATTTCCCGATCTGGTCCAACCAGTCTTCCGGTATGCTCCAGCATGTCGTATGGACCGCTCTCGCAGAAGCCGGCGTAGGCGCTTCCCTGCAGCACTACAACCCGCTGATCGACGAAGAAGTGAAATCGACATGGGAACTCCCGGCAAAATGGAAGCTGATTGCTCAAATGCCTTTCGGCGGCATCGTGACCGCTCCCGGCGAGAAAGAGTTCCAGCCTGTTGAAGACCGTGTAAAGGTGTTTAAATAAGACGGTTCCATGTCCTCGCGGGAAGAAAATCGGTAAGAGCAGCATAGATTAAGTCCCCCGCTTAGGATCTTCTTCAATGTAAAAAAAGCAAAAAGGACAGGCGACGGATCGCTTGTCCTTTTTGTCCAGGCTTGCTTATTATTGAGCAGCGGCGCTTGCTTCCGGCTTAGCGGAGGCTTCCGGCGCTGCAGAGGCATCCGGCTTCTTGGCGTCGGCCAGAGTGTTCGTAATTTTCGCTCCCGAGGTCAAAGTCTGCATCCAGGTGCCGGACATTTCATTGACTTTCTGGGAAATCAGCGTTTTGCGGATTTCTTCCTTGGATTTCTCCAAAGTTGGTGTAACAGCGTCCTTGTGGTCCGTTACTTTGATGATGTGGTAGCCATACTGACTCTTGACAGGCTCGCTTACTTCGCCGACCTTCATTTTGAAGGCCGCGTTCGAGAATTCGGCAACCATATCGCTGCGTTTGAAGAAACCTAGATCGCCGCCTTTGTCCTTGGAGCCGGGATCTCCCGACTTCTCCTTGGCCAATGCCGCGAAGTCTCCCCCGGATTTGAGCTGCTTCTCGATCGCATCGGCTTCTTCTTTCGTCTTAACTAGAATATGGGAAGCGCGAACTTGTTCTTCCGAACCGAGCGATGCTTTGTTTTCATTAAAGTACGTTTGGATATCTTTATCGGTAATCTTGACTTTTGGCTCAAGCAGCTTGCGAATCTTAACCTGAAGCGGCAGCTGCTCCTTGAGAACGTCCATCGTCATACCGCTTTGGGAAAGTGCGGAATTCAGTCCTTCTTCGCCGCCGAACTGCTTCTTGAGGTCTTCGATTTCATTATTAATATCGGCATCGGTAACGGTAATTTTGGCTTTCGCGGCTTCCTGATCAACAAGCTCCTGGGTAATCATAGATTGCAGCGTCGACTCGCCGCCGGCTTGCACCAGCTTGTCGTACAGCTCGTTCTTGGTAATATCTTGGCCGTTTACGGTGGCGACTGCAGCTTCACCGTCGGCCTTCTGGAACGTCGGATAAATCAATACAACAACAAGCGCGGCCGCCAGCACAATCGAGGCGATCATCCAGCCTTTGCCTCCCTTGGATTGGGCCGGTGCGTCCGCCGACGGTACGCCAATCTTGTCCATAACAGGGATTTCCTGTTGAGTATTTTCGACTGCGGCTTCCTCCGATTTCGTGGGGATATCCTGGTGCTCTCTCTCGTTCAAATTCTTCTCATCCATTGTAACAATGACTCCCTTCAGTTATAGGTGTTGCCTGTCTGCATACAACTTTACCAGAATTCAGCCCTCCAAACCTTAAGAAGACATAAAAAAACGGATATTCTTTTTAAGAAAACCTTAATTAACGCCAAAAAAGCCGGAAAATCACGGTTTCCCATGATTTTCCGGCTTCAAGAGGTTAAATGCGGCAGCTGCTTCAAGAAACCATGCCGCCAAGAAGCTGGCGAATGGACTCCTGCTTTCTTTTAGGGATGCGTACCCGCTTGGCGTATCCGCCTTTTTCCCCGAAATAGATGCAGTCGTCCTCGATGGAGCTGATCTTCTTCAGGTTGACATAAACTCCGCCCTGAACATGAAAATAGCTCGAAGATTTCAGCAGCCGGTCGAGCTGCTCGGCAGACATTCTCTTTTTAATATTATAGTTTCTGCCGTGAAAGATGACCAGGTCATGATTGCCGACCTTAAAGAACAGAACGTTCGTTTCCACCTCGAAGTCCTCATATACGTTTCCGGCTTCCAGTAGAATGCTGTTCATTCCTGTTCCCCCTTTAGACATTATGTTAGCGCTTCCATTATAACATGAGGTTCTTTTCCTGAGAAGGTTAATTTTTAAAATAATTTTTTAAAATAATTGTTGTAATAATACCCATACGATTTGTCATGGACAAAGAAAAAATGTAAATTATAAAAAGCACAGCTTAAAGCAAAGAGGAGGAATAATAATATGATCGAACCATCCAAGCTGCTCCTGTTCACAGGATCTTATTCCGGGGCCGGGGAGAGCGGTATTCATGTGTTTCAAATGGACCCGAGCGGAGGCACCCTGACATTGCTTGACGAAGTAAAGGGGATTGCGAACCCGACATTCGTCAATGTTAATGCGCAGGGACATCTTCTGTATGCCATTGGTGACAAGCTGAACGGTGAAGGAGTAAAGGAAGGGGAAGTGGCTGCATATGCAATCGACCCGGCGTCCGGGGTGCTGACGGAGATCAGCCGAACGGGAACGATGCCCGCCGAAGGAAAGAAGCAGACGAGCACCTGCCATATTACCCGGGATGCTGGTAGCCGGTATCTCATCGTCACGAGTTATCATGGCGGGAACATTGGGCTGGTCTCCCTTGACGGCGAAGGACATACGGTACGGCTGACCGGCAGCGCCGTCCATACGGGGCATGGTCATCATCCGGAAAGGCAGGACCGGCCCCATCCGCATTCGGCGACATTCAGCCCGGATGAACGGTTTCTGTTTGTCTGCGACTTGGGGCTGGACGTGATCAGGGCTTACACGATTAATTATGAGAAGGGAACGTTAGAACCGCACGGGGACACCAAGCTTCACCCGGGAGCCGGCCCCCGTCATTTTGCTTTTCATCCGGACGGACATTCCGCGTATGTTATCAATGAAGTGGATTCTACGATTACTTCCTTTACATATGAAGCCGGAAGCGGCACGCTTAGAACGGTTCTCACCGTGCCTACACTTCCGAAAGACTTCGCCCTGGAAAATACGTGTGCGGAGATCGCGCTGTCACCCGACGGGCGGTACCTGTACGGATCAAATCGCGGGCATGACAGCATTGTCGTATTTGCGGTCAATCCGGCAACGGCAGAGCTTGACTTTGTTGAGCATGTGTCCACCCGCGGCGGCCATCCGCGCCATTTTGCGCTGACGCCTGACGGCGGCTACCTCATCGTTGCCAACCGGGACGCCAATAATCTGGTCGTCTTTGCACGGGACAATGAAAGCGGGCGGCTGACGTTTACCGGAAACGAGGCGGCGGTGTCAAAGCCCGTCTGCATTAAACCGGCTTTGTTCTAAGAAATCTGCCAATCATGGGCAGCGGACGAGAACAACGGAGAAAACGCCGGGCTACTAAGACCGGCGTTTTCTGCTGAAACAGTAGGAAAGGGCAGAAGAAAGCAAAATGGCACGCAAG is a genomic window of Paenibacillus durus ATCC 35681 containing:
- a CDS encoding nitroreductase family protein, which codes for MSNNYFDAVKKRRSVYAISKELPVSAEKVQEIVEQAVLHSPSSFNSQSARAVVLFGEQHDKLWDITSNTLRQIVPTEQFEGTAQKMAAFKAGAGTVLFFEDQAVVEQLQTNFAAYADNFPIWSNQSSGMLQHVVWTALAEAGVGASLQHYNPLIDEEVKSTWELPAKWKLIAQMPFGGIVTAPGEKEFQPVEDRVKVFK
- a CDS encoding peptidylprolyl isomerase, with amino-acid sequence MDEKNLNEREHQDIPTKSEEAAVENTQQEIPVMDKIGVPSADAPAQSKGGKGWMIASIVLAAALVVVLIYPTFQKADGEAAVATVNGQDITKNELYDKLVQAGGESTLQSMITQELVDQEAAKAKITVTDADINNEIEDLKKQFGGEEGLNSALSQSGMTMDVLKEQLPLQVKIRKLLEPKVKITDKDIQTYFNENKASLGSEEQVRASHILVKTKEEADAIEKQLKSGGDFAALAKEKSGDPGSKDKGGDLGFFKRSDMVAEFSNAAFKMKVGEVSEPVKSQYGYHIIKVTDHKDAVTPTLEKSKEEIRKTLISQKVNEMSGTWMQTLTSGAKITNTLADAKKPDASAAPEASAKPEASAAAQ
- a CDS encoding lactonase family protein, whose translation is MIEPSKLLLFTGSYSGAGESGIHVFQMDPSGGTLTLLDEVKGIANPTFVNVNAQGHLLYAIGDKLNGEGVKEGEVAAYAIDPASGVLTEISRTGTMPAEGKKQTSTCHITRDAGSRYLIVTSYHGGNIGLVSLDGEGHTVRLTGSAVHTGHGHHPERQDRPHPHSATFSPDERFLFVCDLGLDVIRAYTINYEKGTLEPHGDTKLHPGAGPRHFAFHPDGHSAYVINEVDSTITSFTYEAGSGTLRTVLTVPTLPKDFALENTCAEIALSPDGRYLYGSNRGHDSIVVFAVNPATAELDFVEHVSTRGGHPRHFALTPDGGYLIVANRDANNLVVFARDNESGRLTFTGNEAAVSKPVCIKPALF